Proteins encoded within one genomic window of Manis pentadactyla isolate mManPen7 chromosome 4, mManPen7.hap1, whole genome shotgun sequence:
- the SRCIN1 gene encoding SRC kinase signaling inhibitor 1 isoform X1 produces MLVKAEGAGRVPPQLGWQGWQGPVGCVRLLVRAPNSPTPPHAALAVPPALCPGLVGEDSRGQLPICQGGGWTKGPRVPRGARAPACSRREASRTLFPLFKVSRSGAEQPPHAVCGRCRVPARVPDPGGRGRRGQRGPALLQRGAGAHVGAAAHGDRRPEPGGAQRAPEGGCRPQARCLHGPPEEQVPPARPRSAGPAGQDARAGWRLDRGPRVPPQLPLLPPPWRLRPLRGWPAGPAAKLLEFQGCLSPLPTPYLLRVPGKPRPQEVGECSCSHTASLQSRRHSCTRSSRHTQGAQPGLADQAAKLSYASAESLETMSEAELPLGFSRMNRFRQSLPLSRSASQTKLRSPGVLFLQFGEETRRVHITHEVSSLDTLHALIAHMFPQKLTMGMLKSPNTAILIKDEARNVFYELEDVRDIQDRSIIKIYRKEPLYAAFPGSHLTNGDLRREMVYASRESSPTRRLNNLSPAPHLASSSPPPGLPSGLPTGLPSGSPSRSRLSYAGGRPPSYAGSPVHHAAERLGGAPAAQGVSPSPSAILERRDVKPDEDLAGKAGGMVLVKGEGLYADPYGLLHEGRLSLAAAAGDPFAYPGAGGLYKRGSVRSLSTYSAAALQSDLEDSLYKAAGSGPLYGDGYGFRLPPSSPQKLTDVAAPPGGPQPPHSPYSGPPSRGSPVRQSFRKDSGSSSVFAESPGGKTRSAGGSSTAGAPPPELFPGPGDRPLAGFGTPVPAKDTETRERMEAMEKQIASLTGLVQSALLRGSEPETPSEKIEGSNGAATPSAPCGSGGRSSGATPVSGPPPPSASSTPAGQPTAISRLQMQLHLRGLQNSTSDLRGQLQQLRKLQLQNLESLRVLLKGTEAELSMRVSEAARRQEDPLQRQRTLVEEERLRYLNDEELITQQLNDLEKSVEKIQRDVSHNHRLVPGPELEEKALVLKQLGETLTELKAHFPGLQSKMRVVLRVEVEAVKFLKEEPQRLDGLLKRCRGVTDTLAQIRRQVDEGVWPPPNSLLNQSPKKVMAETDFNKTLDFEMPPPSPPLNLHELSGSAEGAPTTPKGINPTKGLDTPGKRSMDKAVSVEAAERDWEEKRAALTQYSAKDINRLLEETQAELLKAIPDLDCASKAHPGLAPTPDHKPPKVPHGQKAAPRTEPSGRRGSDELTVPRYRTEKPSKSPPPPPPRRSFPSSHGLTTTRTGEVVVTSKKDSAFIKKAESEELEVQKPQVKLRRTVSEVARPASTPPIMASAIKDEDDEDRIIAELEVFERSSVSSLPPTPRRQLIPTLLSPQDLGFPVGSAPGPTWKAAPGPKAFCIPRIILTECAPNPPSPPEDRLEELTPTPRPRTLAGSKRGWDGPQALPGIVATASQPRSSWVPEKEGAVLKRLEIGGCSPEEGGAGVPGPQRPALDGTQKPSTAETHVGETPRDSEQGAHPCRRECNGQPAVGPGCTTRGTTTQRMDSLEEMLRELEATLSQMGTALTAGPPGGPPFPSPGAQVVASALSSPPAFTLPSLILRALSSHRPSLSSCHSPGSLAPGSICGQSPREAGKLAYPGIRPTRPRRDQRPPLCSVSVNQQIKFSPPSPTPRSPRPVLSDSLSLIFLPAPLDSF; encoded by the exons ATCCGGAGCGGAGCAGCCCCCCCATGCTGTCTGCGGACGATGCCGAGTACCCGCGAGAGTACCGGACcctggggggcgggggcggcgggggcAGCGGGGGCCGGCGCTTCTCCAACGTGGGGCTGGTGCACACGTCGGAGCGGCGGCACACGGTGATCGCCGCCCAGAGCCTGGAGGCGCTCAGCGGGCTCCAGAAGGCGGATGCCGACCGCAAGCGCGATGCCTTCATGGACCACCTGAAGAGCAAGTACCCCCAGCACGCCCTCGCTCTGCGGGGCCAGCAGGACAGGATGCGAGAGCAG GTTGGCGGCTGGACCGTGGACCCCGTGTGCCTCCTCAGCTCCCTCTGCTCCCACCTCCATGGCGACTCCGCCCCCTCCGGGGCTGGCCAGCCGGCCCAG CAGCCAAACTACTGGAGTTTCAAG GGTGCCTGAGTCCTTTGCCCACTCCTTATCTGCTCCGTGTCCCAGGGAAGCCAAGGCCCCAAGAGGTTGGGGAATGCTCCTGCAGCCACACAGCGAGTCTGCAATCCAGGAGacactcctgt ACCCGCAGCTCGCGCCACACTCAGGGAGCCCAGCCTGGGCTGGCAGATCAGGCAGCCAAACTGTCATACGCCTCAGCTGAGTCACTGGAGACCATGTCGGAGGCGGAGCTGCCCCTGGGTTTTAGTAGGATGAACCGCTTCCGACAGAGCCTGCCCCTCTCCCGCTCTGCCAGCCAGACCAAGCTGCGCTCACCAG GGGTGCTGTTCCTGCAGTTCGGGGAGGAGACTCGGCGTGTGCACATCACGCACGAGGTCAGCAGCCTGGACACGCTGCACGCACTCATCGCTCACATGTTCCCGCAGAAGCTCACCATGGGCATGCTTAAGTCGCCCAACACCGCCATCCTCATCAAAGACGAGGCTCGCAACGTTTTCTACGAGCTGGAGGACGTCCG GGACATCCAAGACCGCAGTATTATTAAGATCTATAGAAAGGAGCCACTCTACGCCGCCTTTCCTGGCTCACATCTCACCAACGGGGACCTCCGG agagagatggtgTATGCGTCGCGTGAGTCGTCCCCCACCCGGCGCCTCAACAACCTGTCGCCGGCCCCGCACCTGGCGTCCAGCTCGCCGCCACCGGGACTACCGTCCGGGCTGCCAACCGGGCTGCCGTCGGGTTCACCGTCGCGCTCGCGCCTCTCCTACGCCGGGGGCCGCCCTCCCTCCTACGCAGGGAGCCCGGTACATCACGCGGCCGAGCGGCTGGGAGGTGCCCCAGCCGCCCAGGGCGTCAGTCCCAGCCCCAGCGCCATCCTGGAGCGGCGCGACGTGAAGCCAGATGAGGACCTGGCGGGCAAGGCTGGCGGCATGGTGCTGGTGAAGGGCGAGGGCCTCTACGCCGACCCCTATGGGTTGCTGCACGAGGGCCGCCTGAGCTTGGCAGCGGCCGCTGGCGACCCATTTGCCTACCCCGGCGCCGGCGGCCTCTACAAGCGCGGCTCGGTGCGCTCTCTCAGCACCTACTCCGCCGCCGCGCTGCAGTCCGACCTGGAGGACTCGCTGTACAAGGCGGCGGGTAGCGGCCCGCTCTACGGCGACGGCTACGGCTTCCGCCTGCCGCCCTCGTCGCCGCAGAAGCTGACCGACGTGGCGGCGCCTCCCGGAGGCCCCCAGCCCCCGCACAGCCCCTACTCAGGGCCGCCCAGTCGCGGCTCGCCGGTGCGCCAGTCCTTCCGCAAAGACTCGGGCTCCTCATCGGTCTTCGCAGAGAGCCCTGGGGGCAAGACCCGCAGCGCCGGGGGCTCCTCGACGGCCGGAGCTCCTCCTCCTGAGCTCTTCCCCGGGCCTGGGGACCGCCCGCTCGCTGGGTTTGGGACGCCTGTGCCAGCCAAGGACACGGAGACCAG GGAGCGCATGGAGGCCATGGAAAAGCAGATTGCCAGTCTCACAGGCCTGGTGCAGAGTGCCCTACTGCGAGGCTCAGAGCCTGAGACCCCCAG TGAGAAGATTGAAGGCTCCAACGGAGCAGCCACCCCTTCAGCAC CCTGTGGGTCAGGTGGCCGGAGCAGCGGGGCCACCCCAGTGTCCGGTCCTCCTCCACCATCAGCCAGCAGCACCCCTGCAGGGCAACCTACAGCCATCAGCCGTTTGCAGATGCAGCTGCACCTGCGTGGCCTGCAGAACAGCACCAGTGACCTGCGCGGCCAACTACAGCAATTGCGTAAACTCCAG CTCCAGAACTTGGAGTCGTTGCGCGTGTTGCTGAAGGGCACGGAGGCGGAGCTGAGCATGCGCGTGTCGGAGGCGGCGCGGCGGCAGGAGGACCCGCTGCAGCGGCAGCGCACCCTGGTGGAGGAGGAGCGGCTGCGCTACCTCAACGACGAGGAGCTCATTACCCAGCAGCTCAA TGACCTGGAAAAGTCAGTGGAGAAGATCCAGAGGGACGTGTCCCACAACCACCGGCTGGTGCCTGGGCCCGAGCTGGAGGAGAAGGCACTGGTGCTGAAGCAGCTTGGGGAGACACTGACTGAGCTCAAGG CTCACTTCCCAGGTCTGCAGAGCAAGATGCGGGTTGTGCTGCGTGTGGAGGTGGAGGCTGTGAAGTTCCTGAAGGAGGAGCCACAGCGCCTGGATGGGCTACTCAAGCGCTGCCGTGGGGTCACAGACACGCTGGCCCAGATCCGAAG GCAAGTGGATGAGGGTGTGTGGCCACCCCCTAACAGCCTCCTGAACCAGTCCCCCAAGAAGGTGATGGCTGAGACTGACTTCAACAAGACCTTGGACTTTGAAATGCCACCCCCGAGCCCTCCACTGAACCTCCATGAACTGAGTGGGTCGGCTGAGGGAGCCCCGACTACCCCCAAGGGGATCAACCCCACCAAAGGCCTGGACACTCCTGGCAAGAGAAGCATGGACAAGGCTGTGTCTGTTGAG GCTGCTGAGCGGGACTGGGAGGAGAAGCGGGCAGCCCTGACCCAGTACAGTGCCAAGGACATCAACCGGCTGCTGGAAGAGACACAGGCGGAGCTGCTGAAGGCCATCCCTGACCTGGACTGTGCGAGCAAGGCCCACCCGGGCCTGGCCCCCACCCCTGACCACAAGCCCCCCAAGGTCCCCCACGGCCAGAAGGCAGCCCCCCGGACGGAGCCCAGTGGGAGGAGGGGCTCAG ACGAGCTGACCGTGCCCCGGTACCGCACAGAGAAGCCGTCCAAGTCACCCCCGCCACCCCCTCCACGCCGGAGCTTCCCGTCCTCCCACGGCCTGACCACCACGCGCACTGGGGAGGTTGTGGTCACCAGCAAGAAGGACTCAGCCTTCATCAAG AAGGCTGAGTCCGAGGAGCTGGAGGTGCAGAAGCCCCAAGTGAAGCTGCGCCGGACAGTGTCCGAGGTGGCCCGCCCAGCCTCCACGCCGCCCATCATGGCCTCTGCCATCAAGGATGAGGACGATGAGGACCGCATCATTGCAGAGCTGGAG GTGTTTGAAAGAAGCTCAGTGTCTTCCCTACCCCCCACGCCCCGCCGCCAGCTGATCCCCACCTTGCTGTCCCCCCAGGATCTGGGGTTCCCTGTGGGCTCAGCCCCGGGCCCTACGTGGAAG gCTGCTCCAGGCCCTAAAGCCTTCTGCATCCCTCGGATCATCTTGACGGAGTGTGCCCctaaccctccctccccaccagaaGACAGGCTTGAAGAACTGACTCCCACCCCAAGACCCCGGACCCTGGCTGGCAGCAAGAGGGGCTGGGATGGCCCACAGGCCCTGCCAGGCATAGTGGCCACGGCTTCccagcccaggagcagctgggTGCCTGAGAAGGAAGGGGCAGTTCTGAAGAGACTGGAGATAGGGGGTTGCAGCCCAGAGGAGGGAGGAGCTGGGGTCCCTGGTCCTCAGAGACCAGCCCTGGACGGGACTCAGAAGCCCTCCACTGCTGAGACTCATGTGGGGGAGACCCCCAGGGACTCTGAACAAGGTGCCCACCCCTGCAGGAGGGAGTGCAATGGCCAGCCTGCTGTTGGCCCAGGCTGTACAACGAGAGGTACTACCACTCAACGGATGGACAGCCTGGAAGAGATGCTCCGGGAGCTGGAAGCCACACTGAGCCAGATGGGCACAGCCCTCACTGCGGGGCCCCCTGGTGGCCCCCCATTTCCATCCCCTGGTGCCCAGGTGGTTGCCTCCGCCctgtcctctcctcctgccttcaCGCTCCCGTCTCTCATCTTGAgagccctctcctcccaccggccTTCCCTCAGCTCCTGCCACTCTCCTGGGAGCCTGGCACCAGGCAGCATTTGCGGGCAGAGCCCCAGGGAGGCTGGGAAGCTGGCCTACCCAGGGATCCGCCCAACCAGACCTCGCAGGGACCAGCGCCCTCCCCTCTGCTCTGTATCTGTAAACCAGCAAATAAAGTTCTCTCCCCCTTCTCCAACCCCACGCTCCCCGCGCCCTGTCCTGTCcgactctctgtctctcatttttCTGCCTGCGCCTCTGGATTCATTCTGA
- the SRCIN1 gene encoding SRC kinase signaling inhibitor 1 isoform X4 yields MLVKAEGAGRVPPQLGWQGWQGPVGCVRLLVRAPNSPTPPHAALAVPPALCPGLVGEDSRGQLPICQGGGWTKGPRVPRGARSGAEQPPHAVCGRCRVPARVPDPGGRGRRGQRGPALLQRGAGAHVGAAAHGDRRPEPGGAQRAPEGGCRPQARCLHGPPEEQVPPARPRSAGPAGQDARAGWRLDRGPRVPPQLPLLPPPWRLRPLRGWPAGPAAKLLEFQGCLSPLPTPYLLRVPGKPRPQEVGECSCSHTASLQSRRHSCTRSSRHTQGAQPGLADQAAKLSYASAESLETMSEAELPLGFSRMNRFRQSLPLSRSASQTKLRSPGVLFLQFGEETRRVHITHEVSSLDTLHALIAHMFPQKLTMGMLKSPNTAILIKDEARNVFYELEDVRDIQDRSIIKIYRKEPLYAAFPGSHLTNGDLRREMVYASRESSPTRRLNNLSPAPHLASSSPPPGLPSGLPTGLPSGSPSRSRLSYAGGRPPSYAGSPVHHAAERLGGAPAAQGVSPSPSAILERRDVKPDEDLAGKAGGMVLVKGEGLYADPYGLLHEGRLSLAAAAGDPFAYPGAGGLYKRGSVRSLSTYSAAALQSDLEDSLYKAAGSGPLYGDGYGFRLPPSSPQKLTDVAAPPGGPQPPHSPYSGPPSRGSPVRQSFRKDSGSSSVFAESPGGKTRSAGGSSTAGAPPPELFPGPGDRPLAGFGTPVPAKDTETRERMEAMEKQIASLTGLVQSALLRGSEPETPSEKIEGSNGAATPSAPCGSGGRSSGATPVSGPPPPSASSTPAGQPTAISRLQMQLHLRGLQNSTSDLRGQLQQLRKLQLQNLESLRVLLKGTEAELSMRVSEAARRQEDPLQRQRTLVEEERLRYLNDEELITQQLNDLEKSVEKIQRDVSHNHRLVPGPELEEKALVLKQLGETLTELKAHFPGLQSKMRVVLRVEVEAVKFLKEEPQRLDGLLKRCRGVTDTLAQIRRQVDEGVWPPPNSLLNQSPKKVMAETDFNKTLDFEMPPPSPPLNLHELSGSAEGAPTTPKGINPTKGLDTPGKRSMDKAVSVEAAERDWEEKRAALTQYSAKDINRLLEETQAELLKAIPDLDCASKAHPGLAPTPDHKPPKVPHGQKAAPRTEPSGRRGSDELTVPRYRTEKPSKSPPPPPPRRSFPSSHGLTTTRTGEVVVTSKKDSAFIKKAESEELEVQKPQVKLRRTVSEVARPASTPPIMASAIKDEDDEDRIIAELEVFERSSVSSLPPTPRRQLIPTLLSPQDLGFPVGSAPGPTWKAAPGPKAFCIPRIILTECAPNPPSPPEDRLEELTPTPRPRTLAGSKRGWDGPQALPGIVATASQPRSSWVPEKEGAVLKRLEIGGCSPEEGGAGVPGPQRPALDGTQKPSTAETHVGETPRDSEQGAHPCRRECNGQPAVGPGCTTRGTTTQRMDSLEEMLRELEATLSQMGTALTAGPPGGPPFPSPGAQVVASALSSPPAFTLPSLILRALSSHRPSLSSCHSPGSLAPGSICGQSPREAGKLAYPGIRPTRPRRDQRPPLCSVSVNQQIKFSPPSPTPRSPRPVLSDSLSLIFLPAPLDSF; encoded by the exons ATCCGGAGCGGAGCAGCCCCCCCATGCTGTCTGCGGACGATGCCGAGTACCCGCGAGAGTACCGGACcctggggggcgggggcggcgggggcAGCGGGGGCCGGCGCTTCTCCAACGTGGGGCTGGTGCACACGTCGGAGCGGCGGCACACGGTGATCGCCGCCCAGAGCCTGGAGGCGCTCAGCGGGCTCCAGAAGGCGGATGCCGACCGCAAGCGCGATGCCTTCATGGACCACCTGAAGAGCAAGTACCCCCAGCACGCCCTCGCTCTGCGGGGCCAGCAGGACAGGATGCGAGAGCAG GTTGGCGGCTGGACCGTGGACCCCGTGTGCCTCCTCAGCTCCCTCTGCTCCCACCTCCATGGCGACTCCGCCCCCTCCGGGGCTGGCCAGCCGGCCCAG CAGCCAAACTACTGGAGTTTCAAG GGTGCCTGAGTCCTTTGCCCACTCCTTATCTGCTCCGTGTCCCAGGGAAGCCAAGGCCCCAAGAGGTTGGGGAATGCTCCTGCAGCCACACAGCGAGTCTGCAATCCAGGAGacactcctgt ACCCGCAGCTCGCGCCACACTCAGGGAGCCCAGCCTGGGCTGGCAGATCAGGCAGCCAAACTGTCATACGCCTCAGCTGAGTCACTGGAGACCATGTCGGAGGCGGAGCTGCCCCTGGGTTTTAGTAGGATGAACCGCTTCCGACAGAGCCTGCCCCTCTCCCGCTCTGCCAGCCAGACCAAGCTGCGCTCACCAG GGGTGCTGTTCCTGCAGTTCGGGGAGGAGACTCGGCGTGTGCACATCACGCACGAGGTCAGCAGCCTGGACACGCTGCACGCACTCATCGCTCACATGTTCCCGCAGAAGCTCACCATGGGCATGCTTAAGTCGCCCAACACCGCCATCCTCATCAAAGACGAGGCTCGCAACGTTTTCTACGAGCTGGAGGACGTCCG GGACATCCAAGACCGCAGTATTATTAAGATCTATAGAAAGGAGCCACTCTACGCCGCCTTTCCTGGCTCACATCTCACCAACGGGGACCTCCGG agagagatggtgTATGCGTCGCGTGAGTCGTCCCCCACCCGGCGCCTCAACAACCTGTCGCCGGCCCCGCACCTGGCGTCCAGCTCGCCGCCACCGGGACTACCGTCCGGGCTGCCAACCGGGCTGCCGTCGGGTTCACCGTCGCGCTCGCGCCTCTCCTACGCCGGGGGCCGCCCTCCCTCCTACGCAGGGAGCCCGGTACATCACGCGGCCGAGCGGCTGGGAGGTGCCCCAGCCGCCCAGGGCGTCAGTCCCAGCCCCAGCGCCATCCTGGAGCGGCGCGACGTGAAGCCAGATGAGGACCTGGCGGGCAAGGCTGGCGGCATGGTGCTGGTGAAGGGCGAGGGCCTCTACGCCGACCCCTATGGGTTGCTGCACGAGGGCCGCCTGAGCTTGGCAGCGGCCGCTGGCGACCCATTTGCCTACCCCGGCGCCGGCGGCCTCTACAAGCGCGGCTCGGTGCGCTCTCTCAGCACCTACTCCGCCGCCGCGCTGCAGTCCGACCTGGAGGACTCGCTGTACAAGGCGGCGGGTAGCGGCCCGCTCTACGGCGACGGCTACGGCTTCCGCCTGCCGCCCTCGTCGCCGCAGAAGCTGACCGACGTGGCGGCGCCTCCCGGAGGCCCCCAGCCCCCGCACAGCCCCTACTCAGGGCCGCCCAGTCGCGGCTCGCCGGTGCGCCAGTCCTTCCGCAAAGACTCGGGCTCCTCATCGGTCTTCGCAGAGAGCCCTGGGGGCAAGACCCGCAGCGCCGGGGGCTCCTCGACGGCCGGAGCTCCTCCTCCTGAGCTCTTCCCCGGGCCTGGGGACCGCCCGCTCGCTGGGTTTGGGACGCCTGTGCCAGCCAAGGACACGGAGACCAG GGAGCGCATGGAGGCCATGGAAAAGCAGATTGCCAGTCTCACAGGCCTGGTGCAGAGTGCCCTACTGCGAGGCTCAGAGCCTGAGACCCCCAG TGAGAAGATTGAAGGCTCCAACGGAGCAGCCACCCCTTCAGCAC CCTGTGGGTCAGGTGGCCGGAGCAGCGGGGCCACCCCAGTGTCCGGTCCTCCTCCACCATCAGCCAGCAGCACCCCTGCAGGGCAACCTACAGCCATCAGCCGTTTGCAGATGCAGCTGCACCTGCGTGGCCTGCAGAACAGCACCAGTGACCTGCGCGGCCAACTACAGCAATTGCGTAAACTCCAG CTCCAGAACTTGGAGTCGTTGCGCGTGTTGCTGAAGGGCACGGAGGCGGAGCTGAGCATGCGCGTGTCGGAGGCGGCGCGGCGGCAGGAGGACCCGCTGCAGCGGCAGCGCACCCTGGTGGAGGAGGAGCGGCTGCGCTACCTCAACGACGAGGAGCTCATTACCCAGCAGCTCAA TGACCTGGAAAAGTCAGTGGAGAAGATCCAGAGGGACGTGTCCCACAACCACCGGCTGGTGCCTGGGCCCGAGCTGGAGGAGAAGGCACTGGTGCTGAAGCAGCTTGGGGAGACACTGACTGAGCTCAAGG CTCACTTCCCAGGTCTGCAGAGCAAGATGCGGGTTGTGCTGCGTGTGGAGGTGGAGGCTGTGAAGTTCCTGAAGGAGGAGCCACAGCGCCTGGATGGGCTACTCAAGCGCTGCCGTGGGGTCACAGACACGCTGGCCCAGATCCGAAG GCAAGTGGATGAGGGTGTGTGGCCACCCCCTAACAGCCTCCTGAACCAGTCCCCCAAGAAGGTGATGGCTGAGACTGACTTCAACAAGACCTTGGACTTTGAAATGCCACCCCCGAGCCCTCCACTGAACCTCCATGAACTGAGTGGGTCGGCTGAGGGAGCCCCGACTACCCCCAAGGGGATCAACCCCACCAAAGGCCTGGACACTCCTGGCAAGAGAAGCATGGACAAGGCTGTGTCTGTTGAG GCTGCTGAGCGGGACTGGGAGGAGAAGCGGGCAGCCCTGACCCAGTACAGTGCCAAGGACATCAACCGGCTGCTGGAAGAGACACAGGCGGAGCTGCTGAAGGCCATCCCTGACCTGGACTGTGCGAGCAAGGCCCACCCGGGCCTGGCCCCCACCCCTGACCACAAGCCCCCCAAGGTCCCCCACGGCCAGAAGGCAGCCCCCCGGACGGAGCCCAGTGGGAGGAGGGGCTCAG ACGAGCTGACCGTGCCCCGGTACCGCACAGAGAAGCCGTCCAAGTCACCCCCGCCACCCCCTCCACGCCGGAGCTTCCCGTCCTCCCACGGCCTGACCACCACGCGCACTGGGGAGGTTGTGGTCACCAGCAAGAAGGACTCAGCCTTCATCAAG AAGGCTGAGTCCGAGGAGCTGGAGGTGCAGAAGCCCCAAGTGAAGCTGCGCCGGACAGTGTCCGAGGTGGCCCGCCCAGCCTCCACGCCGCCCATCATGGCCTCTGCCATCAAGGATGAGGACGATGAGGACCGCATCATTGCAGAGCTGGAG GTGTTTGAAAGAAGCTCAGTGTCTTCCCTACCCCCCACGCCCCGCCGCCAGCTGATCCCCACCTTGCTGTCCCCCCAGGATCTGGGGTTCCCTGTGGGCTCAGCCCCGGGCCCTACGTGGAAG gCTGCTCCAGGCCCTAAAGCCTTCTGCATCCCTCGGATCATCTTGACGGAGTGTGCCCctaaccctccctccccaccagaaGACAGGCTTGAAGAACTGACTCCCACCCCAAGACCCCGGACCCTGGCTGGCAGCAAGAGGGGCTGGGATGGCCCACAGGCCCTGCCAGGCATAGTGGCCACGGCTTCccagcccaggagcagctgggTGCCTGAGAAGGAAGGGGCAGTTCTGAAGAGACTGGAGATAGGGGGTTGCAGCCCAGAGGAGGGAGGAGCTGGGGTCCCTGGTCCTCAGAGACCAGCCCTGGACGGGACTCAGAAGCCCTCCACTGCTGAGACTCATGTGGGGGAGACCCCCAGGGACTCTGAACAAGGTGCCCACCCCTGCAGGAGGGAGTGCAATGGCCAGCCTGCTGTTGGCCCAGGCTGTACAACGAGAGGTACTACCACTCAACGGATGGACAGCCTGGAAGAGATGCTCCGGGAGCTGGAAGCCACACTGAGCCAGATGGGCACAGCCCTCACTGCGGGGCCCCCTGGTGGCCCCCCATTTCCATCCCCTGGTGCCCAGGTGGTTGCCTCCGCCctgtcctctcctcctgccttcaCGCTCCCGTCTCTCATCTTGAgagccctctcctcccaccggccTTCCCTCAGCTCCTGCCACTCTCCTGGGAGCCTGGCACCAGGCAGCATTTGCGGGCAGAGCCCCAGGGAGGCTGGGAAGCTGGCCTACCCAGGGATCCGCCCAACCAGACCTCGCAGGGACCAGCGCCCTCCCCTCTGCTCTGTATCTGTAAACCAGCAAATAAAGTTCTCTCCCCCTTCTCCAACCCCACGCTCCCCGCGCCCTGTCCTGTCcgactctctgtctctcatttttCTGCCTGCGCCTCTGGATTCATTCTGA